A stretch of Microbulbifer sp. SAOS-129_SWC DNA encodes these proteins:
- a CDS encoding DEAD/DEAH box helicase, with amino-acid sequence MTDTPEPIGFDQLGLPPEILNAVKKLGYETPSPIQAQTIPSLLEGNDLLGQAQTGTGKTAAFALPLLAQLDLKAKRPQALVLAPTRELAIQVAEACQSYAANLKGFHVAPIYGGADYRGQIQQLKRGVQLVVGTPGRVMDHMRKGTLDVSTLKTLVLDEADEMLRMGFIDDVKWVLEQIPDERQIALFSATMPKEIAYIAREHLREPVEVKIRVKTETAETIRQRYWPVGGLHKLDALTRILEAEPVDGTIIFVRTKNSTVELADKLAARGFASAALNGDMAQNLREQVIDKLKSGKLDIVVATDVAARGLDVKRISHVINYDIPYDTEAYIHRIGRTGRAGREGDAILFVAPRERRMLRAIEKATKKPIERLDLPTAAAVNASRMEKFRQRITYTLAGRRDLAPFRDLVEQYLAENEIDPLDVAAALASMAQGDQPLLLDEREPEPREFRERREDRGDSDRRERKKRSFDKDKNVPAPDEGMQRYRIEVGRQAGVKPGNIVGAIANEVELDSSYIGRIEIYEGFTTVDLPEGMPKEIFQHLKQVRVSGKPMNISRYTEQPGAGKPHGKPKGKPKGKPKGKPRKASQ; translated from the coding sequence ATGACCGATACCCCCGAGCCGATTGGCTTCGACCAGCTGGGCCTGCCGCCCGAAATTCTCAACGCCGTCAAAAAACTGGGTTACGAGACCCCCTCGCCGATCCAGGCACAGACTATCCCGTCACTGCTGGAAGGCAACGATTTACTGGGCCAGGCGCAGACCGGCACCGGCAAGACCGCGGCGTTCGCGCTGCCGCTGCTGGCCCAGCTCGACCTGAAGGCCAAGCGCCCGCAGGCGCTGGTGCTGGCACCGACCCGCGAACTGGCCATCCAGGTGGCCGAGGCCTGCCAGTCCTATGCCGCCAACCTGAAGGGCTTCCACGTCGCGCCGATCTACGGCGGTGCCGATTACCGCGGCCAGATACAGCAGCTCAAGCGCGGCGTGCAGCTGGTGGTGGGCACGCCGGGCCGGGTGATGGACCATATGCGCAAGGGCACCCTCGACGTGTCCACCTTGAAGACCCTGGTCCTCGATGAAGCCGACGAAATGCTGCGCATGGGCTTTATCGACGATGTGAAATGGGTACTGGAGCAGATTCCCGATGAGCGCCAGATTGCGCTCTTCTCCGCCACCATGCCGAAAGAGATCGCCTACATCGCCCGCGAGCACCTGCGCGAGCCGGTAGAAGTGAAGATCCGCGTCAAGACCGAGACCGCCGAGACTATCCGCCAGCGCTACTGGCCGGTGGGCGGTCTGCACAAGCTGGACGCGCTGACCCGCATCCTCGAGGCGGAGCCGGTGGATGGCACCATTATCTTCGTGCGCACCAAGAACAGCACGGTGGAGCTGGCCGACAAGCTGGCCGCGCGCGGCTTTGCCAGTGCCGCTCTGAACGGTGACATGGCCCAGAACCTGCGCGAGCAGGTAATCGACAAGCTCAAGAGCGGCAAGCTGGATATCGTCGTGGCCACCGATGTGGCGGCGCGCGGACTGGACGTGAAGCGCATCAGCCACGTGATCAACTACGACATTCCCTACGATACCGAAGCCTACATCCACCGCATCGGCCGCACCGGCCGCGCCGGGCGCGAAGGCGATGCGATCCTGTTTGTGGCCCCGCGTGAGCGCCGCATGCTGCGCGCCATCGAGAAGGCGACCAAGAAGCCGATCGAGCGTCTCGACCTGCCCACCGCGGCGGCGGTCAACGCCTCGCGTATGGAGAAGTTCCGCCAGCGGATCACCTACACCCTGGCGGGCCGCCGGGATCTGGCACCGTTCCGCGATCTGGTGGAACAGTACCTGGCCGAGAACGAAATCGATCCGCTCGACGTGGCGGCGGCGCTGGCTTCCATGGCCCAGGGCGATCAGCCCCTGCTGCTGGACGAGCGCGAGCCGGAGCCGCGGGAGTTCCGTGAACGCCGCGAAGACCGCGGTGATTCCGACCGCCGCGAGCGCAAGAAACGCAGCTTCGACAAGGATAAAAACGTGCCCGCGCCGGACGAGGGCATGCAGCGCTACCGCATTGAAGTCGGCCGCCAGGCCGGCGTAAAGCCGGGCAATATCGTCGGCGCCATCGCCAACGAGGTCGAGCTGGACAGCTCCTATATCGGCCGCATCGAGATCTACGAGGGATTCACCACCGTGGACCTGCCCGAGGGCATGCCCAAGGAAATCTTCCAGCACCTGAAGCAGGTGCGGGTGTCCGGCAAGCCGATGAACATCTCCCGCTATACCGAGCAGCCTGGCGCTGGCAAGCCGCACGGTAAACCCAAGGGCAAGCCCAAAGGTAAGCCGAAGGGCAAGCCGCGCAAGGCCAGCCAGTAA
- a CDS encoding cytochrome b produces the protein MDQQVTSWHPVSKGLHWLIAILILCAWGSAELHESFSKGSPIRGGLMVFHFSVGFSVLLLAFLRMYWRATHPRPKLYGSAWQRPVSVLVESLLYVAMLGMPLTGLAMRQYAGRDTTIFWLFDIPSFVEKNIPIAKKLEFAHTELIWNGLLALLVLHICGALWHHFFTKDDTLRHMLPWGRSN, from the coding sequence GTGGACCAACAGGTAACAAGCTGGCACCCCGTCAGCAAGGGGCTGCACTGGCTGATCGCAATTCTGATTCTCTGCGCCTGGGGCTCGGCGGAGCTGCACGAGTCTTTCAGCAAGGGCAGTCCAATTCGCGGCGGATTGATGGTGTTCCATTTTTCCGTGGGGTTCAGCGTGCTGCTGCTGGCCTTTCTGCGCATGTACTGGCGCGCCACCCACCCGCGCCCGAAACTCTATGGCAGCGCCTGGCAGCGCCCCGTTTCCGTCCTGGTAGAGAGCCTGCTGTACGTGGCCATGCTGGGCATGCCGCTGACCGGGCTGGCCATGCGCCAGTATGCCGGGCGCGACACCACCATCTTCTGGCTGTTCGACATCCCCTCCTTCGTCGAGAAGAACATTCCTATCGCCAAGAAACTGGAATTCGCGCACACGGAGCTGATCTGGAACGGCCTGCTGGCCCTGCTGGTACTGCATATCTGCGGTGCACTCTGGCACCACTTCTTCACCAAAGACGATACGCTGCGGCACATGTTGCCCTGGGGCAGGTCGAACTGA
- a CDS encoding PepSY-associated TM helix domain-containing protein produces the protein MIRKGIFWAHLICGVVAGLVILMMSVTGVLLTYERQLLDWSTAGQYRVEAAGRERLPLDQLLAAAVAGRYVPASITLSADAEAPLLLRRGRAERRAMNPYSGELYPPASERLDDFFHSVEQWHRWFNAGGEQRALGRAITGACNLAFLFLLLSGLYLWLPAVYRWSTLRLRLWFHPNARSGKARDFNWHHVFGFWAALPLLVIISTAVVFKYPWANSAVYRLAGEEVPQRGRGGPPRGARGDAAAALNRSVSLESALQSAIGRSAGWRTLTVSLPRGTETDVGVQVDRGSGGQPQKRSSLTIDGHSGAVLAANTFADQSTGRQWRTWIRFLHTGEALGFWGQTLAGLASLAAILMVWTGLALSLRRLRSYLRRRGARRAPLASGADPT, from the coding sequence GTGATACGCAAAGGGATCTTTTGGGCGCACCTTATCTGTGGGGTGGTCGCCGGGCTGGTCATATTGATGATGTCCGTTACCGGGGTGTTGCTGACCTATGAGCGGCAGCTGCTCGACTGGAGCACCGCCGGGCAGTACCGCGTGGAGGCGGCGGGGCGGGAGCGCCTGCCGCTGGACCAGCTGCTAGCGGCGGCAGTGGCGGGTCGTTATGTGCCCGCCAGTATCACCCTGTCGGCAGACGCGGAGGCGCCGCTGCTGCTGCGTCGGGGGCGCGCCGAGCGCCGCGCGATGAATCCCTACAGCGGTGAACTCTATCCGCCCGCCAGCGAACGCCTGGATGACTTTTTCCACAGCGTGGAACAGTGGCACCGCTGGTTCAATGCCGGAGGCGAACAGCGCGCGCTGGGGCGCGCGATCACCGGAGCCTGCAACCTGGCCTTCCTGTTCCTGCTGTTGAGTGGCCTCTATCTGTGGCTGCCGGCCGTCTACCGCTGGAGCACCTTGCGCCTGCGCCTGTGGTTTCATCCCAATGCCAGATCCGGCAAGGCGCGCGATTTCAACTGGCACCACGTATTCGGGTTCTGGGCCGCGCTGCCGCTGCTGGTGATTATTTCCACCGCGGTGGTGTTCAAGTACCCCTGGGCCAACAGTGCGGTTTACCGCCTCGCCGGCGAAGAGGTTCCGCAGCGCGGCCGTGGCGGTCCGCCGCGCGGTGCGCGGGGCGACGCAGCCGCTGCGCTGAATCGCAGCGTCTCCCTCGAAAGCGCCCTGCAGTCCGCCATTGGCCGCAGCGCGGGTTGGCGAACGCTCACTGTCAGCCTGCCGCGCGGCACGGAAACCGATGTAGGCGTGCAGGTGGATCGCGGTAGCGGCGGCCAACCGCAGAAACGTTCCAGCCTGACCATCGACGGACACAGTGGCGCAGTGCTCGCGGCGAACACGTTCGCCGATCAGTCCACCGGCCGGCAGTGGCGCACGTGGATCCGCTTCCTGCACACCGGTGAGGCGCTGGGCTTCTGGGGCCAGACACTCGCCGGGCTCGCCTCGCTGGCCGCAATACTGATGGTGTGGACCGGGTTGGCGCTGTCGCTGCGTCGACTGCGAAGCTACCTTCGTCGCCGCGGCGCGCGCAGGGCCCCGCTGGCCTCTGGTGCAGATCCAACCTGA
- a CDS encoding TonB-dependent siderophore receptor encodes MIDLPSTTDKLALHNTMDSSALPLKRKPLARHFSGLPLLAAVACSPLVSAQDLAGQNGDDGAIEEMQVVDRQPEQAPESVRFPRPLLDTAQTINVISDEVMQQRAATTLRDVLRNVSGISMQAGEGGTPAGDQFSIRGYSARTDIFVDNVRDFGGYTRDPFNLEQVEVVKGPSSDYSGRGSTGGSVNLVSKAPRLGDSTRANITAGTDSYHRATLDVNHSLDGIDNAAARLNLMVHDQDVAGRNEVNNARWGVAPSLAFGIDTDTRVTLSLFHLAQDNVPDYGIPWVPEGNLPLADYANAPAPVDYDNWYGLKGRDFEKTQTTLGTVQVEQRLGDNASLRNTTRVGRTYRDSFITAPRFASADSTDIRRTDRKYRDQDDDIVSNITDLSLTVNPGENWEHKITLGAEVSLEGEKRYIRENLGGDSGPTDLFDPDPSDPVLENYQRTGTASTADSTTVAAYLSDSLQIDAHWQINGGLRYDRFELEYTPDGSPLMARTDAMLSYRAGLVYKPVPEGTIYLGYGTSFNPSAEALSISTSRRQPGIANLDPEENRSLELGTKWQLADGNLLLSAALFRTDKVNARTQDPDDPNDLLVLDGEQRVQGIELGVTGSVTERLSLNAGYVLLDTEVLDSKDPGEIGKQLANSPENSFNLWANYLVSEKLQLGAGAQYVGERYNSTSNLRAAPDYWVYEASGVYAFSSTVSAQLNIHNLSGAEYIDYVGGGHFIPGLGRTALLSVNFNY; translated from the coding sequence ATGATCGATCTGCCGAGTACTACGGACAAACTCGCTCTACACAACACCATGGACAGCAGCGCGCTGCCGCTCAAGCGCAAGCCGCTGGCGCGGCATTTCTCCGGACTGCCGCTGTTGGCGGCGGTGGCCTGCAGCCCGCTCGTCAGCGCCCAGGACCTGGCGGGGCAAAACGGGGACGACGGCGCCATTGAGGAAATGCAGGTGGTGGACCGGCAACCCGAACAGGCTCCGGAATCGGTCAGGTTTCCGCGCCCGCTGCTCGATACCGCGCAAACCATTAATGTGATTTCCGACGAAGTCATGCAACAGCGCGCCGCGACAACGCTGCGCGATGTGCTGCGCAATGTGTCCGGCATCAGCATGCAGGCCGGCGAGGGCGGTACGCCGGCCGGCGACCAGTTTTCCATTCGCGGCTACAGCGCGCGCACCGATATCTTCGTCGACAATGTGCGCGACTTTGGTGGCTATACCCGCGACCCGTTCAACCTGGAACAGGTGGAAGTGGTAAAGGGGCCGTCTTCCGACTATTCCGGTCGCGGTTCCACCGGTGGCTCCGTCAATCTGGTCAGCAAGGCCCCGCGTCTGGGCGACAGCACCCGCGCGAATATCACCGCCGGTACCGACAGTTACCACCGCGCCACTCTGGATGTGAATCACAGCCTCGATGGTATCGACAATGCCGCGGCGCGCCTCAACCTGATGGTGCACGATCAGGATGTAGCCGGCCGCAATGAAGTCAACAATGCGCGCTGGGGTGTGGCGCCGTCGCTGGCATTCGGTATCGATACCGATACCCGGGTGACCCTGAGCCTGTTCCACCTGGCCCAGGACAATGTGCCGGACTACGGTATTCCGTGGGTGCCGGAGGGCAACCTACCGCTGGCCGATTACGCCAACGCGCCGGCACCGGTGGATTACGACAACTGGTATGGCCTCAAGGGGCGGGATTTCGAAAAAACGCAAACGACGCTGGGCACGGTGCAGGTAGAGCAGCGACTGGGCGACAACGCCAGCCTGCGCAACACCACGCGCGTGGGCAGGACCTATCGCGATTCCTTTATTACCGCGCCGCGATTCGCCAGCGCCGACAGTACCGATATCCGCCGCACCGACCGCAAGTATCGCGACCAGGACGACGATATCGTCAGCAACATCACGGACCTGTCGCTAACGGTAAATCCCGGCGAAAACTGGGAACATAAAATCACCCTGGGGGCGGAAGTCAGCCTGGAAGGCGAGAAGCGTTATATCCGGGAAAACCTCGGCGGGGATTCCGGGCCCACGGATCTGTTCGATCCCGACCCCAGTGATCCGGTACTGGAGAATTACCAGCGCACCGGCACCGCCAGCACCGCGGACTCCACCACCGTGGCTGCGTACCTGTCTGACTCGCTGCAGATCGATGCGCACTGGCAGATAAACGGCGGCCTGCGTTACGACCGTTTCGAGCTGGAATACACCCCGGACGGCAGCCCGCTGATGGCGCGCACGGATGCCATGCTCAGCTACCGCGCCGGTCTGGTGTACAAGCCGGTGCCCGAGGGCACTATCTACCTGGGCTACGGCACGTCGTTCAATCCGAGCGCCGAGGCGCTGTCAATTTCCACCAGCCGCCGCCAGCCGGGTATTGCCAACCTCGACCCGGAAGAAAACCGCAGCCTGGAACTCGGCACCAAGTGGCAGCTGGCCGACGGCAACCTGCTGTTGAGCGCGGCGCTGTTCCGCACGGACAAGGTCAACGCGCGCACCCAGGATCCGGACGACCCGAATGATCTGCTGGTGCTGGATGGCGAACAGCGGGTGCAGGGTATCGAGCTGGGGGTGACCGGTTCGGTGACCGAGCGCCTGAGCCTTAATGCCGGTTATGTGCTCCTCGACACCGAGGTGCTCGACAGCAAGGACCCCGGGGAGATCGGCAAGCAGCTGGCCAATTCGCCGGAAAACTCATTCAACCTGTGGGCCAATTACCTGGTCAGCGAAAAGCTGCAGCTGGGCGCCGGTGCCCAGTATGTGGGCGAGCGTTACAACAGCACTTCGAACCTGCGTGCGGCACCGGACTACTGGGTGTATGAAGCCTCCGGTGTTTACGCGTTCAGCAGCACTGTCAGCGCGCAGTTGAATATCCACAACCTGAGCGGTGCGGAATATATCGACTACGTCGGCGGCGGCCACTTTATCCCCGGGCTCGGCCGCACCGCGCTGCTGAGTGTCAATTTCAATTATTGA